A genomic region of Catalinimonas niigatensis contains the following coding sequences:
- a CDS encoding XdhC family protein: MKELSRIVEAYEQIADKQQKAALATVVKVEGSSYRRAGARMLMTDDGRWTGAISGGCLEGDALRKARQAILQNKPSVVTYDTMTDENASRLGVGLGCNGIIDVLIEPMDYLNAQMDLMRVFKDFLKDRKRAAIATIFNIEESMQYGIGQRLILDSQGHELSNIEIPLLKEQIHPDMISALEMGQSSHKIYTVEKGRVEVSIEILHPSIELIIFGGGYDAAPVVKLGDALGWQVTVTDDCIAHTGSKRFPGACQVLHAPRENVVDTLSITPYTYTVLMSHNYAYDIAVLPHLLASDVQYIGILGPKKRYLKMLDELSQKGMPVSEEDKQRIHSPVGLDIGAETPDEIALSIISEIQAVHQGRKGGVLKEKQGFIHERI; this comes from the coding sequence ATGAAAGAACTCAGCAGAATTGTTGAAGCATATGAACAGATAGCTGATAAGCAGCAGAAAGCTGCACTGGCTACCGTAGTAAAAGTAGAGGGCTCTTCTTACCGAAGGGCCGGAGCCCGGATGCTTATGACCGACGATGGCCGATGGACCGGAGCTATCAGTGGAGGATGCCTGGAAGGAGACGCGCTTCGTAAAGCCCGTCAGGCCATTCTTCAAAATAAGCCCAGTGTAGTTACTTACGATACCATGACCGACGAAAATGCCAGCCGGCTCGGCGTGGGGCTGGGCTGCAACGGCATTATTGATGTGCTGATAGAACCTATGGATTATCTAAATGCGCAAATGGACCTGATGAGAGTATTCAAAGATTTTTTGAAAGACCGAAAAAGAGCGGCCATTGCTACGATATTCAACATTGAAGAATCCATGCAGTATGGCATCGGACAAAGGCTAATCCTGGATAGTCAGGGACATGAGTTAAGTAACATAGAAATCCCTCTTCTTAAAGAACAGATACATCCTGATATGATATCTGCTCTGGAAATGGGCCAATCTTCTCATAAAATCTATACTGTAGAAAAAGGACGGGTAGAAGTAAGTATAGAAATACTACACCCCAGCATTGAGCTGATCATTTTTGGCGGAGGCTATGATGCTGCGCCGGTAGTAAAGCTTGGAGATGCACTTGGTTGGCAGGTAACTGTTACTGACGACTGTATTGCCCATACAGGTAGCAAGCGATTTCCCGGAGCTTGTCAGGTCCTCCATGCACCCCGCGAAAATGTAGTAGACACATTATCTATCACCCCTTATACCTATACCGTACTCATGTCGCACAACTATGCGTATGACATTGCAGTGCTACCTCATCTTTTAGCCTCGGATGTTCAGTATATTGGTATTTTAGGACCCAAAAAACGCTACTTGAAAATGCTGGATGAATTGTCTCAAAAAGGGATGCCGGTGAGCGAAGAAGATAAGCAGCGAATCCACAGTCCGGTAGGTTTGGATATTGGAGCAGAAACGCCCGATGAAATAGCTTTATCTATTATTTCGGAAATTCAGGCAGTACATCAGGGAAGGAAAGGAGGCGTACTCAAAGAAAAGCAAGGTTTTATACATGAGCGAATCTGA
- a CDS encoding aminotransferase class V-fold PLP-dependent enzyme, with the protein MLQNISTLPCQKDKFSLDADTTYLNCAYMSPLMKTVEEAGIKGLKLKQAPHQIGHREFFEEVEELRNEYARLIHTHETSRIVVIPSVSYGMAVVARNLRLEVGNNIVVAGEQFPSNVYIWQKLVTQKRAVLKTIHAPKVTEGRGKLWNEQLLQSIDKETRLVAISHVHWSDGTRFDLKAIRQKTREVGALLVIDGTQSVGALPFDVGEIEPDALICAGYKWLMGPYSIALGYFGAYFDEGEPLEEGWISRYGSEDFKNLVNYQDQYQPGALRYEVGERSNFILVPMMLQALKELNKMGVQNIQNYCQSLSQPVIEFLQSEGFQIEDPTFRAYHLFGVRLPEKVAMDKLQQQLQHEKIVVSVRGNSIRISPNVYNEAEEMQKLLACFCAVV; encoded by the coding sequence ATGTTACAAAACATCTCCACATTGCCCTGTCAGAAAGATAAATTTTCGCTGGATGCAGATACTACCTACCTGAACTGTGCTTATATGAGTCCGCTCATGAAAACAGTGGAAGAAGCGGGTATCAAAGGTTTAAAGCTTAAGCAGGCTCCTCATCAGATAGGGCATCGTGAATTTTTTGAAGAAGTAGAAGAACTGAGAAATGAATATGCGCGTCTGATACACACTCATGAAACCTCACGTATCGTGGTCATTCCCTCTGTTTCATATGGCATGGCTGTAGTAGCTCGGAACCTGCGTCTCGAAGTAGGCAATAATATTGTAGTGGCAGGTGAGCAGTTTCCTAGCAATGTATACATCTGGCAGAAGCTGGTCACTCAAAAACGGGCAGTGCTCAAGACCATACACGCTCCAAAAGTGACAGAAGGTAGAGGTAAATTGTGGAATGAACAGCTATTGCAGTCAATAGATAAAGAAACGCGCCTGGTAGCCATTTCACACGTACATTGGTCGGATGGTACCCGCTTTGATCTGAAGGCAATTCGTCAGAAAACCCGTGAAGTGGGGGCTTTGCTGGTGATTGACGGTACCCAGTCGGTAGGAGCATTGCCATTTGATGTAGGTGAAATTGAGCCCGATGCGCTGATTTGTGCGGGCTACAAATGGCTGATGGGACCTTATTCTATCGCCTTGGGCTATTTTGGGGCTTATTTTGATGAAGGAGAACCACTGGAAGAAGGCTGGATCAGCCGGTATGGAAGTGAAGATTTTAAAAATCTGGTCAACTATCAGGACCAATATCAGCCGGGAGCCCTACGCTATGAAGTAGGAGAACGTAGTAATTTTATCCTCGTGCCTATGATGTTGCAGGCGCTTAAAGAACTCAATAAAATGGGAGTACAAAACATACAGAATTACTGTCAAAGTTTATCACAGCCGGTTATTGAATTTTTGCAAAGTGAGGGGTTTCAGATAGAAGATCCAACATTTAGGGCGTACCATTTGTTTGGTGTTAGATTACCAGAAAAGGTAGCGATGGATAAGCTTCAGCAACAACTACAGCATGAAAAGATTGTAGTATCGGTTAGAGGAAATTCTATAAGAATTTCGCCGAACGTATACAATGAAGCAGAAGAAATGCAGAAGTTGCTTGCCTGTTTTTGTGCGGTAGTATAG
- a CDS encoding LON peptidase substrate-binding domain-containing protein, with the protein MENYLPLFPLNLVAFPGEDVNLHIFEERYRQLSNESLEKNQPFGIPAYVDKKVEYGTEMYIKKVVKRYEDGRLDITTKAMRVFKVMSFINPVSGKLYAGGEVFYLDNIEDGDPAARAEMVSLVKELYNVMNVVKRVEVNADITTFEIGHKIGFSLDQEYLLLQIERERDRQLMIIEHLKKTIPLLREVERTKDIIRMNGHFKHFDPLDF; encoded by the coding sequence ATGGAAAATTATCTACCCTTGTTTCCTCTAAATCTAGTAGCTTTTCCCGGTGAAGATGTGAACCTCCATATCTTTGAAGAGAGATATAGGCAGCTTAGCAATGAATCATTGGAAAAAAACCAGCCCTTTGGCATACCAGCTTATGTGGATAAGAAAGTGGAATATGGTACAGAGATGTACATAAAAAAAGTAGTTAAAAGGTATGAAGACGGACGATTGGATATTACCACAAAAGCTATGAGAGTTTTTAAGGTAATGTCTTTTATTAACCCAGTAAGTGGAAAGCTTTATGCCGGAGGAGAAGTCTTTTATCTGGATAACATAGAAGATGGTGATCCGGCAGCCAGAGCTGAAATGGTATCGTTGGTGAAAGAACTGTACAATGTGATGAATGTCGTCAAAAGGGTGGAAGTAAATGCAGATATTACTACCTTTGAAATCGGCCATAAAATCGGATTTTCACTTGATCAGGAGTACTTGCTTCTACAAATTGAACGGGAGAGAGATCGCCAGTTGATGATCATTGAACACTTAAAAAAAACAATTCCTTTGTTGCGGGAAGTGGAACGCACCAAAGACATAATTCGCATGAATGGTCATTTTAAGCATTTTGATCCCTTGGATTTTTAA
- a CDS encoding NADH-quinone oxidoreductase subunit A: MITQDTELSGFAVILLFIVGGGIFVTIALLVAKMIRPDRPNDEKLTTYECGEDPSGSAWGQFNSRFYIIALIFILFDVEIVFLFPWATVFGQKELIEGTQGLWGWFSLVEMFIFIGVLAMGLAYAWAKGFLDWIKPQVRKQIYTSHIPRELYNKISEKY; the protein is encoded by the coding sequence ATGATAACACAGGATACTGAACTTTCTGGCTTTGCAGTAATACTACTTTTCATTGTAGGAGGAGGTATATTTGTGACTATTGCCCTGTTGGTTGCCAAAATGATCCGCCCTGACCGGCCTAACGATGAGAAGTTGACAACTTATGAATGTGGCGAAGATCCCAGTGGTTCAGCCTGGGGACAATTTAACTCCCGATTCTACATCATTGCTTTGATTTTCATTTTATTTGATGTTGAAATCGTTTTCCTGTTTCCCTGGGCTACGGTCTTTGGGCAGAAGGAATTGATTGAGGGAACACAAGGTTTATGGGGGTGGTTTTCTCTGGTAGAGATGTTTATTTTTATTGGTGTATTGGCTATGGGTTTAGCCTATGCCTGGGCCAAAGGTTTTCTGGATTGGATCAAGCCACAGGTAAGAAAGCAGATTTATACCTCTCACATTCCCAGAGAGCTATACAACAAAATTTCAGAAAAATATTAA
- the nuoB gene encoding NADH-quinone oxidoreductase subunit NuoB, with protein MGGLLDQQFGKGGVIVTRVDDIVNWARLSSLWPMGFGLACCAIEMMSTYASGYDLDRFGVIPRPSPRQSDVMIVSGTVTFKMADRVRRLYEQMSEPRYVISMGSCSNCGGPYWQHGYHVVKGVDRIIPVDVYVPGCPPRPESLIGGILKLQEKIRNESLMAPTALEKLMAKKKEVSSPETQKT; from the coding sequence ATGGGAGGTTTACTGGATCAGCAGTTTGGAAAAGGAGGGGTAATTGTAACCCGCGTGGATGATATTGTCAATTGGGCACGACTTTCTTCCCTCTGGCCTATGGGTTTTGGTTTGGCTTGCTGTGCTATCGAGATGATGTCAACCTATGCTTCCGGTTATGATTTGGATCGTTTTGGTGTAATTCCGCGCCCATCCCCCCGCCAATCTGATGTGATGATTGTCTCTGGTACTGTTACCTTCAAAATGGCTGATCGGGTGCGCCGACTGTACGAACAAATGTCGGAGCCACGTTACGTCATTTCTATGGGCTCCTGTTCTAATTGTGGCGGGCCGTACTGGCAACATGGCTATCATGTGGTCAAGGGAGTTGACCGTATTATCCCGGTAGATGTGTATGTGCCGGGTTGCCCTCCCCGGCCAGAGTCTTTGATCGGTGGTATCCTTAAGCTACAGGAAAAAATAAGGAATGAATCCCTCATGGCTCCTACCGCTTTAGAAAAACTCATGGCAAAGAAAAAAGAAGTATCCAGTCCTGAAACACAAAAAACATGA
- a CDS encoding NADH-quinone oxidoreductase subunit C: protein MILEEVQALLTVKFGEQIILATDINSSPPMLTVPAAQIAEICTELHTNEQTYFDYLACLTGLDNGPDERTMEVIYHLYSIPYNFQLALQIVIPRQIGENKMTEVPTVSHIWRTANWHEREAFDMYGIHFSGHPDQRRILLPADWEGHPLRKDYKEQDYYHGIKVIY, encoded by the coding sequence ATGATTCTGGAAGAAGTACAAGCCTTATTAACTGTAAAGTTTGGAGAGCAGATCATTCTGGCAACAGATATAAATTCCTCTCCTCCCATGCTGACCGTTCCTGCCGCGCAAATTGCAGAAATATGTACAGAACTCCACACTAATGAGCAAACTTACTTTGACTATCTGGCTTGCCTCACCGGCTTAGACAATGGTCCTGATGAGCGTACGATGGAAGTGATCTACCATCTTTATTCTATTCCTTATAATTTTCAACTGGCTTTACAAATCGTTATCCCCAGGCAGATTGGAGAAAACAAAATGACTGAAGTGCCTACGGTAAGCCATATCTGGCGTACAGCCAACTGGCATGAGCGTGAAGCTTTTGATATGTATGGTATTCACTTTAGTGGCCATCCTGATCAGCGTCGTATTCTTCTTCCTGCCGATTGGGAAGGGCATCCTCTCCGAAAAGATTATAAAGAGCAGGATTATTATCATGGGATCAAAGTAATCTATTAA
- a CDS encoding NADH-quinone oxidoreductase subunit D, which yields MGNPIQYQYDEQHLKRSEPNKFQAEDLKSEEMILNVGPQHPSTHGVLRLEVVTNGEVIVDVVPHLGYLHRCFEKHAENLPYNQILPFVDRMDYLASMNSEHAFVMGVERMLGIADQIPPRIEYIRVLVAELNRLASHFVAVGTYAMDIGAYTPFLWLMRDREHIMRLLEWVCGARMLYNYIWIGGLFYDLPVGFEERCAEFVKYLKPKLLEMERLVIENKIFVERTANVGILPLDIAINYGISGPMLRGSGLKLDLRKVDGYSVYPELEFEIPVGEGAMGSLGDCWDRTYVRVRECDESLKIIEQCLQRLSGDLSRTREFDPRAMVPKKIRPKPQNFYVRAENPRGELGFYFRADGKSDIPFRCKARSSCFVNLSIISEIAKGCMIADLIAILGSIDIVLGEVDR from the coding sequence ATGGGCAACCCGATACAATATCAGTATGATGAACAGCATCTGAAACGTTCAGAGCCTAACAAATTTCAAGCTGAAGATCTGAAATCAGAAGAGATGATCTTGAATGTAGGCCCACAACATCCTTCTACACATGGAGTACTCAGGCTGGAAGTGGTGACCAATGGGGAAGTGATTGTAGACGTTGTCCCTCACCTTGGCTATCTGCATCGTTGTTTTGAGAAACACGCAGAAAATTTGCCTTATAACCAGATCCTCCCTTTTGTGGATAGAATGGATTATCTAGCCTCTATGAATTCTGAACATGCCTTTGTGATGGGTGTAGAGCGCATGCTGGGTATTGCTGATCAGATTCCTCCCCGAATAGAATATATACGTGTGCTGGTAGCTGAGTTGAACCGCCTGGCTTCGCACTTTGTTGCCGTTGGCACTTATGCTATGGATATTGGAGCTTATACGCCATTTTTATGGCTGATGCGTGATCGTGAGCATATTATGCGCCTGCTGGAGTGGGTCTGTGGGGCACGTATGCTGTATAACTATATCTGGATTGGAGGACTGTTTTATGATTTACCTGTTGGATTTGAAGAGCGTTGTGCAGAATTTGTCAAATATCTGAAGCCCAAACTCCTTGAAATGGAGAGACTGGTGATAGAAAATAAAATCTTTGTAGAACGTACGGCAAATGTGGGTATCCTTCCGTTGGATATTGCTATTAATTATGGGATTTCAGGCCCTATGTTGCGTGGCTCAGGTCTCAAACTGGATTTGCGGAAAGTAGATGGATATTCAGTATATCCGGAACTTGAATTTGAGATTCCGGTGGGCGAGGGCGCCATGGGAAGCCTGGGCGACTGCTGGGACCGTACTTATGTAAGGGTAAGAGAATGTGATGAATCTCTGAAAATCATAGAGCAGTGCTTGCAAAGGCTAAGTGGAGATCTATCCAGAACGCGTGAATTTGATCCTCGGGCTATGGTTCCTAAAAAAATTCGTCCCAAGCCACAGAATTTTTATGTGAGGGCAGAAAACCCCCGCGGAGAATTGGGCTTCTATTTTCGTGCCGATGGCAAAAGCGATATACCTTTCCGCTGCAAGGCCCGGAGTAGCTGTTTTGTTAATCTATCTATAATTAGTGAGATTGCAAAAGGCTGTATGATCGCTGATTTGATTGCCATATTAGGTTCTATTGACATTGTATTGGGTGAGGTTGATAGGTAA
- a CDS encoding sensor histidine kinase, producing MTTLYNPIAHEVCIYPELNEAPFNPCECIGKSVSDMVISFDQNFIVTYLNEKAAQLLNYKQEEVIGFHIIELFPKSQLEFLEILLQEVLEKRQIYNRRSCFSVRGKKQLPVSISFSSIAQDDTTNFIMIAKDDRQLVKATEELKKKNAELETLIYRISHDLKGPLASMNGLFQLIELEPDNVEATQNYMQLIKKSAKRLEEKLLGLLELGLAKKNEIEYTSIPVREKLNDIITDLQSFPGKEKVIIHLTATESFNFHTEEKLFQSIMQNLIENSIKYRKPNISDAVTKVSVRKYKDGIKIKVKDNGLGMDKDLQKRAFDMFYRGHNHTEGSGLGMFIVKTHVEKLGGEIGIKSTPQMGTEVWLYLPDPTLQKKNHSKLLVTL from the coding sequence ATGACTACTCTCTACAATCCAATCGCTCATGAGGTGTGTATTTATCCTGAACTAAATGAGGCTCCGTTTAATCCTTGTGAGTGTATAGGTAAAAGTGTATCTGACATGGTTATTTCCTTTGACCAAAATTTTATTGTCACTTACTTAAATGAGAAAGCTGCACAGCTTCTCAACTACAAGCAGGAAGAAGTCATTGGTTTCCATATTATAGAACTTTTTCCTAAGAGCCAGCTAGAGTTTTTAGAAATCTTATTGCAGGAAGTACTTGAGAAAAGACAAATTTATAATCGTCGTTCTTGCTTTAGTGTACGTGGCAAAAAGCAGTTGCCTGTATCTATATCATTTTCTTCAATTGCACAAGACGATACTACCAATTTTATTATGATTGCCAAAGATGACAGGCAGCTGGTCAAAGCTACCGAAGAACTCAAAAAGAAGAATGCTGAACTAGAGACCCTGATTTACCGCATTTCACATGATCTAAAAGGCCCCTTAGCTTCTATGAATGGCTTATTCCAGCTGATTGAACTTGAGCCTGACAATGTGGAGGCCACTCAAAATTATATGCAGCTTATCAAAAAAAGTGCAAAGAGGTTGGAAGAAAAACTCTTAGGTTTGCTTGAGTTGGGATTGGCTAAAAAGAATGAGATAGAATACACCTCCATCCCCGTACGTGAAAAGCTAAATGATATCATTACTGATCTTCAATCCTTTCCGGGTAAGGAAAAGGTAATCATCCACCTGACAGCCACTGAAAGTTTCAACTTCCACACTGAAGAAAAGCTGTTTCAATCCATTATGCAAAACCTGATTGAAAACAGTATAAAATACCGTAAGCCCAATATATCAGATGCAGTCACCAAAGTCTCTGTGCGGAAATACAAAGACGGTATTAAAATTAAGGTAAAAGACAATGGGCTTGGTATGGACAAAGACCTGCAAAAGCGTGCTTTTGATATGTTCTACAGAGGCCATAACCATACAGAAGGTTCTGGTTTGGGCATGTTTATTGTAAAAACGCATGTGGAAAAGCTGGGGGGAGAGATTGGTATCAAAAGTACGCCTCAAATGGGCACTGAAGTATGGTTATATCTACCCGATCCCACTCTTCAAAAGAAAAATCATAGTAAACTTTTAGTAACCCTCTAA
- a CDS encoding fibronectin type III domain-containing protein produces the protein MKVVLYQLLFWIIIFSILLVGCEREKKEFIQPSPKVESPKGISPNGFIAQWVAFPSIDYYLLDIALDSDFENKLSDEYPITVKDNFYEVQNLAPSTIYYYRVGAKTLSGSTIAYSAIQEVATTSLSSPVAYEPTDIGINQITAIWSSVKEADGYKVELSSQINFDNILETYEKTSNLDTMLVIDNLEEKQGYFYRIRSTKGDYYSLPSNTIYSTTTNLEKPVLIGVPEVQYTSITFQWEEVAFADAYEVEISADPLFDLNSAPVFSADNIFTLQATIDGLNANTYYYYRVRARQDTSFSGYSSTLKVKTKSLGIPQMLFPTDIGTSQFTGSWNLVADAEAYEVDLATDTSFRSTIAVYSALHLTELSFLFTDLKPNTTYYLRVRAQGFNAYSDFSEVLTVSTVPLTAPGILEVTTKNINSLVLEWSQTEGAESYLLSIATNSTFTEYLTGYEQKEIIGNIWEVQNTDPLQAYYVSIKSKNGTIVSSEETIIYVTAPIPSTCVLSKRSWDDGWVESYTYNGNQLTSISGDSAGIARYNWELFYEGEKLVKANKYEAEALDLLALSEIWLFGYQDTLWVSLHRQDKLSNTLEYTTLSYDANGKVVQISRYTDELATTLNSKENYTYSEGKIVEARDDTNQLIKTWKYTNDYNPAYRFSPVIHALLYDPGMSASLGFVAPSVTSFYQQMVNDIWEKQAYVYETNQIGMPIKLYPGNDLPIQSYIFSSCGF, from the coding sequence GTGAAAGTAGTACTTTATCAACTATTATTCTGGATCATCATCTTTAGCATATTGCTAGTCGGATGTGAGAGGGAAAAAAAAGAATTCATACAACCTTCTCCCAAAGTAGAAAGTCCGAAGGGTATAAGCCCCAATGGTTTTATTGCTCAATGGGTTGCATTTCCTTCCATTGACTATTACCTATTGGATATCGCCCTGGATTCCGATTTTGAGAATAAGTTAAGCGATGAATACCCTATCACTGTCAAAGACAATTTTTATGAAGTTCAAAACTTAGCACCTTCTACAATCTACTATTACAGGGTAGGGGCAAAGACACTATCTGGCTCTACCATTGCTTATTCAGCTATCCAGGAAGTAGCTACCACATCTCTCTCAAGCCCGGTAGCATATGAGCCGACAGATATAGGCATTAACCAAATTACAGCGATATGGTCTTCGGTGAAAGAAGCTGATGGATACAAGGTAGAATTATCTTCTCAAATAAATTTTGATAACATACTTGAAACCTATGAAAAGACCAGTAACCTGGATACGATGCTGGTTATTGATAACCTTGAGGAAAAGCAAGGATATTTTTACAGAATAAGATCTACAAAGGGAGACTATTATTCTCTTCCTTCCAATACTATATATAGTACTACCACTAATTTAGAAAAGCCGGTTTTGATAGGCGTGCCGGAAGTGCAATATACTTCTATTACCTTCCAGTGGGAAGAAGTTGCGTTTGCAGATGCTTATGAGGTTGAAATAAGTGCTGATCCTCTATTTGATTTGAATTCAGCTCCTGTATTTAGCGCTGACAATATATTTACACTCCAAGCCACTATTGATGGATTAAATGCAAATACCTATTATTATTATAGAGTAAGGGCAAGACAGGATACTTCATTTTCAGGCTATTCATCTACTCTAAAGGTCAAGACAAAGAGCTTGGGTATTCCTCAAATGCTATTTCCAACAGATATTGGTACAAGTCAGTTTACAGGGAGTTGGAATTTGGTAGCGGATGCAGAGGCTTATGAAGTAGATTTGGCCACAGATACCAGTTTTAGAAGTACCATCGCTGTTTACAGCGCTCTACATCTTACCGAACTGAGTTTTTTATTTACGGATCTTAAGCCAAATACTACCTATTATTTGCGTGTAAGAGCACAGGGGTTTAATGCCTACTCTGATTTTTCGGAAGTGCTTACAGTGAGTACTGTACCTCTTACTGCGCCAGGCATACTAGAGGTAACGACAAAAAATATCAACTCTCTAGTATTGGAATGGAGTCAGACTGAAGGTGCAGAAAGTTATCTGTTAAGTATAGCTACCAATAGTACATTTACAGAGTATCTCACTGGTTATGAGCAAAAAGAGATTATTGGCAATATATGGGAAGTACAAAATACTGATCCTTTGCAGGCTTATTATGTCAGCATAAAAAGTAAAAACGGAACCATTGTTTCATCTGAAGAGACAATAATTTATGTAACCGCCCCAATTCCCTCTACCTGCGTATTGAGTAAAAGAAGTTGGGATGACGGATGGGTAGAAAGTTATACCTACAATGGTAACCAACTCACCTCTATCAGTGGCGATAGTGCAGGTATCGCACGCTATAACTGGGAGCTGTTTTATGAAGGTGAGAAGTTAGTGAAAGCCAACAAATATGAAGCTGAAGCGCTAGATCTGCTAGCACTTTCAGAAATATGGCTCTTTGGGTATCAGGATACATTATGGGTATCTCTTCACCGTCAGGATAAACTATCCAACACATTGGAATATACTACCTTATCTTATGATGCGAATGGTAAAGTAGTACAAATAAGTAGATACACAGATGAATTAGCTACTACGCTAAATAGTAAGGAGAATTATACTTATTCAGAAGGAAAAATAGTAGAAGCCAGAGATGATACTAATCAACTTATCAAGACCTGGAAATATACGAATGATTATAATCCTGCATATCGTTTTTCACCTGTAATCCACGCTCTATTATATGACCCTGGTATGTCAGCTTCCCTGGGTTTTGTAGCGCCTTCTGTCACTAGTTTTTACCAGCAAATGGTAAATGATATTTGGGAAAAACAGGCATATGTATATGAAACAAACCAGATAGGAATGCCTATTAAACTATATCCTGGTAATGATCTGCCCATACAATCCTATATTTTCAGCTCATGCGGATTTTAA